A region from the Brachyspira sp. SAP_772 genome encodes:
- a CDS encoding LacI family DNA-binding transcriptional regulator: protein MMKTENKKITMKEIAELAGVTKTTISRYFNGGYIKKETKEKI, encoded by the coding sequence ATGATGAAAACTGAAAACAAAAAAATAACAATGAAAGAAATAGCAGAACTTGCTGGTGTTACAAAAACTACAATATCAAGATACTTTAACGGCGGATATATAAAAAAAGAAACTAAAGAAAAAATT